A single Bacillus sp. OxB-1 DNA region contains:
- a CDS encoding winged helix-turn-helix transcriptional regulator, with protein MNKSICPRFEKAMSLLNKRWTGLIIYQLLSGPQRFCNIESTIGVSGRVLSERLKDLENEGIVKREVYPETPVRIEYSLTDKGSALQPLMKEIENWSQNWLEDGAM; from the coding sequence TTGAATAAATCCATTTGTCCCAGATTCGAAAAAGCCATGTCCTTGTTAAATAAACGGTGGACCGGCCTGATTATTTATCAACTGCTATCCGGTCCGCAGCGTTTTTGCAATATCGAATCCACCATCGGCGTCAGTGGCAGAGTACTGTCCGAGCGGTTAAAAGACTTGGAGAACGAGGGCATCGTCAAACGTGAAGTATACCCTGAAACTCCGGTCCGCATCGAATATTCATTGACCGATAAAGGATCTGCATTGCAACCTCTCATGAAGGAAATAGAAAATTGGTCACAGAACTGGCTGGAAGATGGAGCTATGTAA
- the gucD gene encoding alpha-ketoglutaric semialdehyde dehydrogenase GucD: protein MVQTYENLINGEWTNSVSGKLIESINPATREVMGKVQASTVEELQMAVQAANEAKKGWHKLGQFQRGQLLYKVAEQLEKNLDDIAQTLTEEMGKTLPEAIGETQRGIAILKYYAAEGSRKDGDVIPASDNGAIMFTKRTPLGTVGVITPWNFPVAIPIWKIAPALVYGNTVVFKPASEAAVTAAKVVKCFADAGIPNGVLNFVTGSGSVVGDALIRSEGINGITFTGSSSVGRTVAEAATKNQVKFQLEMGGKNPVIVLNDANIDSAVQAILSGAFKSTGQKCTATSRVIVESGAYEVLKQALIEESEKITIGSGLDAATWMGPCASESQYNTVLDYIEIGKKEGAKVLFGGNSLQSPSLPGYYVEPTIFDQVDSSMRIAQEEIFGPVIALIKVESVEEAIQLANDVEFGLSASIFTTNIGSALTFIDDIEAGLVRVNAESAGVEFQAPFGGVKSSSTGSREQGEAAKEFYTMTKTVFIKAE, encoded by the coding sequence ATGGTACAAACGTATGAAAACTTAATTAATGGTGAATGGACTAATAGTGTGAGTGGCAAGTTAATCGAAAGTATAAACCCCGCAACTCGCGAAGTGATGGGAAAAGTACAGGCTTCTACAGTTGAGGAATTACAAATGGCTGTACAAGCTGCCAATGAAGCTAAAAAAGGGTGGCATAAACTCGGTCAATTTCAACGGGGACAGTTATTATACAAGGTTGCAGAGCAGTTAGAAAAGAACTTGGACGATATTGCGCAAACACTGACAGAGGAAATGGGTAAAACATTACCAGAAGCTATCGGTGAAACTCAACGTGGAATTGCGATCTTAAAATATTATGCAGCAGAAGGAAGCCGAAAGGACGGGGATGTGATCCCAGCCTCAGATAATGGTGCAATTATGTTTACAAAACGCACTCCGCTTGGGACAGTAGGCGTAATCACACCTTGGAACTTCCCTGTAGCAATTCCTATATGGAAAATTGCTCCTGCTTTGGTGTATGGAAACACGGTTGTTTTTAAGCCAGCTTCGGAGGCGGCAGTAACAGCGGCCAAAGTTGTGAAGTGCTTCGCAGATGCAGGTATTCCAAACGGCGTCTTGAATTTTGTGACAGGAAGTGGGTCTGTTGTAGGGGATGCATTAATCCGCAGCGAAGGAATTAACGGCATTACCTTCACGGGGTCAAGCTCTGTCGGAAGAACTGTGGCAGAAGCTGCGACTAAAAATCAAGTGAAATTCCAATTAGAAATGGGCGGAAAAAACCCTGTTATCGTATTAAACGATGCGAACATCGATTCAGCTGTACAAGCTATACTAAGCGGAGCTTTTAAGTCAACTGGCCAAAAATGTACAGCAACGAGTCGAGTCATCGTTGAATCGGGGGCATATGAAGTATTAAAACAAGCATTGATTGAGGAGTCCGAAAAAATTACCATTGGTTCTGGCTTAGATGCTGCTACGTGGATGGGACCATGTGCAAGTGAAAGTCAATACAATACAGTATTGGATTATATTGAAATCGGCAAAAAAGAGGGAGCCAAGGTGTTATTTGGCGGTAATTCATTACAGTCTCCATCATTACCGGGCTATTATGTAGAGCCAACTATTTTCGATCAAGTAGATTCATCAATGCGCATTGCGCAAGAGGAAATTTTCGGGCCAGTAATCGCATTGATTAAGGTAGAATCAGTGGAGGAAGCGATTCAGCTTGCAAATGACGTGGAGTTCGGATTGAGTGCTTCCATTTTTACAACGAATATTGGGTCAGCTTTAACATTTATTGATGATATTGAAGCTGGATTAGTACGTGTAAATGCAGAAAGTGCAGGAGTAGAATTCCAAGCACCTTTCGGTGGCGTCAAATCATCCAGCACAGGTAGCCGCGAACAAGGTGAAGCAGCAAAAGAATTTTATACAATGACAAAAACAGTATTTATCAAGGCTGAATAA
- a CDS encoding TRAP transporter substrate-binding protein produces MKRLNIFLLLVVAVILAACGSDKEAEGSGSNSGSDKVYKLKVAHSSAATNDRLENSLQEFKKSIEESSDGRISIETYPNSQLGGEREALEGVQNGSIEMAVISTGPFAGFSKAMMVLDLPYIFKDSEQAFSILDGEFGDELFEKLNAETGMRGLGWGENGIRHVANNTKEVLTPQDMKGLKIRTQENQAHMDMIKAFGGNATPIAFNELYSSLQQGVIDGYENPFSLIVGMKFYEVTKYMTLTNHVFGAYAFVINDDVYNSMPEDLQEILAEEVAKWEQVERKMNQDQEIEGRKVMEEHGVKITELTDEQYEEFQKLAQPVTESYREVVGEETYDSLMEKLGE; encoded by the coding sequence ATGAAAAGGTTAAATATTTTTTTATTGTTGGTTGTGGCTGTAATTTTAGCAGCGTGTGGATCTGATAAGGAAGCGGAAGGTTCAGGTTCGAACTCAGGTTCAGATAAAGTATACAAACTAAAAGTAGCACATTCATCCGCCGCAACGAATGATCGGTTAGAAAACTCTTTGCAAGAATTTAAAAAATCAATTGAAGAAAGTTCTGATGGGCGGATTTCTATTGAGACATATCCAAACAGTCAGTTGGGCGGAGAACGTGAAGCTTTGGAAGGTGTACAAAACGGTTCCATTGAGATGGCAGTTATTTCAACAGGTCCATTTGCCGGGTTTAGTAAAGCTATGATGGTTTTGGATTTACCTTATATATTTAAAGATAGCGAACAAGCATTTAGTATATTGGATGGAGAATTTGGTGACGAGTTATTTGAAAAGTTAAACGCGGAAACAGGTATGAGAGGTCTAGGCTGGGGAGAAAATGGTATTCGACACGTAGCGAATAACACGAAGGAAGTCCTTACTCCTCAAGATATGAAAGGATTAAAAATTCGTACACAAGAGAACCAAGCACATATGGACATGATTAAGGCGTTTGGAGGAAATGCGACACCAATCGCGTTTAATGAATTATATAGTAGTTTACAGCAGGGGGTTATTGATGGATATGAAAACCCATTCTCCCTAATTGTAGGTATGAAATTCTATGAAGTTACAAAATATATGACATTAACTAACCATGTATTTGGAGCCTATGCTTTTGTAATTAATGACGATGTTTATAACAGCATGCCAGAAGATTTGCAAGAGATTTTAGCTGAAGAAGTAGCGAAATGGGAGCAAGTTGAAAGAAAAATGAACCAAGATCAAGAAATTGAAGGTCGAAAAGTTATGGAAGAACATGGAGTCAAGATTACAGAACTTACCGACGAGCAATATGAAGAGTTCCAAAAATTAGCTCAACCTGTAACGGAAAGCTACAGAGAAGTCGTAGGGGAAGAAACTTATGATTCATTAATGGAAAAGTTAGGGGAGTAA
- a CDS encoding iron-containing alcohol dehydrogenase produces the protein MYSYFMPTRVIFGNDAIFELEGILESYINKKMLIVTDPGIISAGLLDTLLKIVSASNIEYKIFSEVEPNPKSRTIEEGLKFAKEFGTDFVIGFGGGSSIDTAKAIAVMLTNAGSILQYEGVGNVPNDPVDLIAIPTTAGTGSEVTASTIITDEATSFKVAIISEKIFPKTAIVDPKLTMGCPKPITSSTAIDALTHAIESYLSKQENGVVADMALKAIALINENIENVYNDGSDLEGRKNLLEAAALAGICFSQTRLGNVHAISQAFGGVFNVPHGFANAVLLPYVLEFNLPAAVGKYCDIARALDVYDSDSTEMENAKKIIDRIKELNRNLGIPKTTKELGINLDSIETLIEDSMRSGNIKVNPRETTADDVKTIIEASFYGQKLEEIV, from the coding sequence ATGTATAGTTATTTTATGCCCACCAGGGTTATATTCGGAAACGACGCAATTTTTGAGTTAGAAGGAATTTTGGAAAGTTACATTAATAAAAAAATGTTAATAGTAACAGACCCAGGGATTATCTCTGCAGGATTATTAGATACTTTATTAAAAATAGTATCAGCTTCAAATATTGAGTATAAAATTTTTTCCGAGGTTGAACCGAACCCTAAATCAAGAACAATTGAAGAGGGTTTAAAGTTTGCTAAAGAATTTGGAACAGATTTTGTAATTGGCTTTGGTGGAGGAAGTAGCATCGACACTGCAAAGGCTATAGCTGTAATGCTAACTAATGCGGGGAGTATCCTTCAATATGAAGGTGTGGGTAATGTGCCAAATGATCCAGTCGATTTAATTGCAATCCCAACCACTGCGGGAACAGGGAGTGAAGTGACAGCTTCCACAATTATTACAGATGAAGCGACATCGTTTAAAGTAGCAATCATCAGTGAAAAGATTTTCCCGAAAACTGCAATAGTTGATCCAAAATTAACAATGGGATGTCCAAAACCTATAACGAGTTCGACGGCTATTGATGCACTTACACATGCAATAGAATCGTATTTGTCTAAACAAGAAAATGGCGTTGTTGCAGATATGGCTTTAAAAGCAATTGCTTTAATTAATGAAAATATCGAAAACGTTTACAATGACGGTTCTGATCTCGAAGGTAGGAAGAATTTACTTGAGGCAGCTGCTTTAGCGGGAATTTGTTTTTCCCAGACAAGATTAGGTAACGTCCATGCAATTTCTCAAGCTTTCGGCGGTGTGTTTAATGTTCCGCATGGCTTTGCGAATGCAGTGTTATTACCGTATGTACTAGAATTTAACCTTCCAGCTGCTGTAGGGAAATATTGCGACATCGCGCGGGCATTAGACGTGTATGATTCGGATAGTACAGAAATGGAAAACGCTAAAAAGATAATTGATAGAATTAAAGAGCTAAATAGGAATTTAGGCATTCCCAAAACAACAAAAGAGTTGGGAATCAACTTAGATTCTATTGAAACATTAATTGAGGATTCGATGAGAAGCGGAAATATCAAGGTGAATCCTAGAGAAACAACAGCTGATGATGTGAAAACAATTATTGAAGCTTCATTTTACGGACAAAAGTTGGAGGAGATTGTATGA
- a CDS encoding EAL domain-containing protein, producing MILDAIKNIPSISLLLDEKFCVWITDRQGLFTYVNKNFCLLSQYEENELIGQSFSIVHPNFTAERSIPQVEKEIAEMKVWQRNLKNFAKDGSPFWVNATVIPILDEHGTTTHFLSIDTDITSKELADFKYKEAVENLRNIENALNQSSVVVVTDPAGKITYVNDKFLKLSKYSSEELIGKTHRVVNSGHHPKDYFKEMWQTIRSGRIWRGDIKNQAKDGSAYWVNTTIVPFLDKSGKPYQYIAIRTDITARKEAEESLQEALKNDFRQTVKNLQNAIFKYTLDEDGEIVFTLIEGKIAEKFNFTAENLNSNLKKIKHLKTNNDNVYKHLLLGMQGTETDFELSFRDFTFLFYLSPIFEGGHVVEVVGTASDITERKQAERTIERMAYYDSLTGLPNRRLLKECVKEAIQKAKLNEEELAIMFIDLDRFKNVNDSMGHFVGDQLLQSVGERLKTCVRDNDVVARLNGDEFVILFPSTNAAQVESVAARIIEEISEPFQFNSVAVYISGSIGISMFPQDGADYDTLLSNADSAMYLSKEVGKSTYQFFTKELREAMLEKTLLEMELRQALKKGQLHLHYQPQFNTKTGQLKGLEALARWDHPSLGPISPGRFIPIAEETGLILPIGNWVMRTACMQVKSWEKRGLPSVRISVNVSARQFMQPAFVSQVQNILHETGLHPKKLNIEITESMTMDVDHCLSVLSQLNEIGVSVSIDDFGTGYSSLSYLGSFPISHLKIDQSFVREMSPKNRVIVKSIIDLAKNLNLNVIAEGVETEEQALFLSNLQCDEVQGFLFSKPLPVKEAEELLIEAQSNSKVSS from the coding sequence ATGATATTAGATGCAATTAAAAATATCCCGTCTATCTCTCTTTTATTGGATGAGAAGTTTTGTGTATGGATCACCGATCGCCAAGGATTATTCACGTACGTCAATAAGAACTTCTGTCTTCTGTCGCAGTACGAGGAAAACGAGCTCATCGGGCAAAGCTTCAGCATAGTCCACCCGAACTTTACGGCGGAGCGTTCCATCCCACAAGTGGAAAAGGAAATTGCCGAAATGAAGGTTTGGCAGCGGAATTTGAAAAACTTTGCGAAAGACGGTTCTCCTTTTTGGGTCAACGCTACTGTCATTCCCATTTTGGACGAGCATGGCACAACCACTCATTTCTTATCGATCGATACGGATATAACAAGCAAAGAGTTAGCCGATTTCAAGTACAAGGAAGCGGTTGAAAATCTACGGAACATTGAAAATGCGTTAAACCAATCCTCTGTTGTCGTCGTGACCGACCCTGCAGGTAAAATTACATATGTCAATGACAAGTTTCTTAAGCTCTCCAAGTATTCATCCGAGGAGCTGATCGGAAAAACACATCGGGTCGTCAATTCAGGCCACCACCCGAAAGACTACTTCAAGGAAATGTGGCAGACAATCCGAAGCGGCCGGATTTGGAGAGGGGATATTAAAAACCAGGCAAAGGATGGAAGCGCCTATTGGGTCAATACGACCATCGTGCCTTTCCTAGATAAAAGCGGAAAGCCTTATCAATATATCGCCATCCGGACAGACATCACGGCTAGGAAAGAGGCCGAAGAGTCGTTACAAGAAGCATTGAAAAATGATTTCCGACAAACCGTAAAAAATTTACAAAATGCCATCTTCAAATATACTTTAGATGAGGATGGGGAAATAGTCTTCACACTCATCGAAGGAAAAATTGCCGAAAAATTCAACTTCACTGCGGAAAATCTTAATTCAAATTTGAAAAAGATCAAACACCTGAAGACGAACAATGACAATGTATACAAACATTTGCTGCTCGGGATGCAAGGTACGGAGACCGATTTCGAATTAAGTTTTCGCGATTTCACTTTCCTCTTTTACTTATCCCCTATTTTTGAAGGTGGACATGTCGTGGAAGTCGTCGGAACGGCAAGCGATATTACCGAGCGGAAGCAAGCGGAGAGAACAATTGAGCGCATGGCCTATTACGATTCGCTGACAGGCTTGCCGAATCGGAGGCTTTTGAAGGAATGCGTCAAAGAGGCGATTCAAAAAGCGAAATTGAACGAAGAAGAGTTGGCCATCATGTTCATCGACTTGGATCGGTTCAAGAACGTCAATGATTCGATGGGCCATTTCGTCGGGGATCAATTGCTGCAGTCCGTGGGGGAGCGTCTCAAGACTTGTGTGCGCGACAATGACGTGGTCGCCCGATTGAATGGAGACGAATTTGTCATCTTGTTCCCTTCTACGAATGCGGCTCAAGTGGAGTCCGTCGCCGCTCGGATCATTGAGGAGATTTCGGAGCCGTTCCAGTTCAACTCGGTTGCAGTCTACATCTCCGGAAGCATCGGCATCAGCATGTTTCCCCAGGACGGGGCTGATTACGACACCTTGTTGAGCAATGCGGATTCCGCCATGTATCTATCGAAAGAGGTCGGGAAAAGCACCTATCAATTTTTCACCAAAGAGTTGCGGGAAGCCATGCTGGAAAAAACGCTTCTCGAAATGGAGCTCCGCCAGGCGTTAAAAAAAGGGCAGCTCCACCTGCATTATCAACCGCAATTCAATACGAAAACTGGACAACTGAAAGGACTGGAAGCACTCGCAAGGTGGGATCATCCGTCACTCGGCCCTATCTCGCCAGGGCGTTTCATCCCGATCGCGGAAGAGACAGGTCTGATTTTGCCTATCGGGAATTGGGTTATGAGAACCGCGTGCATGCAAGTGAAGAGCTGGGAAAAGAGAGGCCTTCCGTCTGTCCGCATCAGCGTCAACGTCTCAGCACGGCAGTTCATGCAGCCGGCTTTCGTGTCGCAAGTCCAAAACATACTCCATGAAACGGGATTGCATCCTAAAAAGTTGAATATCGAAATTACGGAAAGCATGACAATGGATGTGGACCATTGCTTATCCGTCCTGTCCCAGCTGAATGAAATCGGAGTCAGCGTCAGCATCGATGATTTCGGAACGGGTTATTCATCCCTCAGCTATTTGGGATCCTTTCCGATCAGCCATTTGAAAATCGACCAATCCTTTGTACGGGAGATGTCGCCTAAAAACCGGGTCATTGTCAAGTCCATCATCGACTTAGCAAAAAACTTGAACCTCAACGTCATTGCCGAAGGCGTGGAGACCGAGGAGCAGGCTCTTTTCCTTAGCAATTTACAATGTGATGAAGTACAAGGCTTCCTGTTCTCCAAACCGCTTCCAGTCAAAGAAGCGGAAGAGCTCCTAATCGAGGCACAGTCCAATTCGAAAGTGTCCAGCTGA
- a CDS encoding U32 family peptidase: MNVSQKLLEKLGYPTTDYTHLPTSTKRFPDGAQYRIELPSVEGPAALKETLKALDEYGISVHRVSQGSGIMLLTDEEIKEMCKLTAERGMELSLFVGPRGTWDISAGPLTAAGKSQALRHEGADQLAYAMEDLIRGAELGLKGALVADEGLLLMTKKMKEEGLLPQGFVTKVSVQMGACNPVSVKIMEDLGADTYNVPSSLTLAKLAAIRQAIDIPIDLYIEVPDNFGGFLRYYEIPEIIRVLSPVYIKFGLRNHPDVYPSGKQWEATNLSLVRERVRRAAIGIDMIKRYCPEAKTSESGAEGLAVPDIK, from the coding sequence ATGAACGTATCGCAAAAGTTACTGGAAAAGCTGGGTTATCCAACAACTGATTATACACATCTACCCACTTCAACCAAACGTTTTCCTGATGGAGCACAATACCGTATTGAGCTGCCAAGCGTTGAGGGACCAGCCGCATTAAAAGAAACCTTGAAAGCATTAGATGAATATGGAATCTCAGTACATCGCGTATCTCAAGGAAGTGGCATTATGCTCCTGACAGATGAAGAAATTAAGGAAATGTGCAAATTAACAGCGGAACGTGGTATGGAACTCAGCTTATTCGTAGGACCCCGAGGGACATGGGATATTAGTGCAGGGCCATTAACAGCAGCAGGGAAATCACAAGCTTTGCGTCATGAGGGAGCTGACCAACTAGCTTATGCCATGGAAGACTTAATCCGGGGTGCAGAGCTTGGATTAAAAGGTGCATTAGTTGCGGACGAGGGTTTACTTTTGATGACGAAAAAAATGAAGGAAGAGGGTCTTCTTCCACAAGGCTTTGTGACGAAAGTGTCTGTACAGATGGGTGCTTGTAATCCTGTATCCGTGAAAATTATGGAAGACTTGGGGGCAGACACGTATAATGTCCCTTCATCGTTAACGTTGGCAAAGTTGGCCGCAATTCGCCAGGCGATTGACATTCCAATTGATCTGTATATTGAGGTACCTGATAATTTTGGTGGCTTCTTACGTTACTATGAAATTCCAGAGATTATCCGTGTGTTGTCGCCAGTATATATTAAATTTGGTTTACGTAATCACCCGGACGTTTATCCGTCAGGAAAGCAATGGGAAGCGACAAACTTATCATTAGTTCGTGAGCGTGTCCGTCGTGCTGCGATAGGTATTGATATGATTAAACGCTATTGTCCTGAGGCAAAAACATCTGAGTCTGGCGCTGAAGGTTTAGCTGTACCAGATATAAAGTGA
- a CDS encoding TRAP transporter small permease produces the protein MLKRFEKILTYIEENVAYLTLLFMLLIVFLNFLLRYLFGSSITWGEELARYLMIWSTFIAASLGVKKGAHITLDILVVYLPEKANRVLRGISYILSMVYCILLLYIGIPFINSLITKGQLSPAMQVPMSGVYGAIVVGTALMLIRYIILFISDVIRNEKIEKSEIFAD, from the coding sequence ATGCTAAAAAGGTTTGAAAAAATACTGACCTATATAGAAGAAAACGTTGCCTATTTAACACTTCTATTTATGCTGTTAATTGTTTTTCTAAACTTTTTATTACGATACCTATTTGGTTCTTCCATAACTTGGGGAGAAGAGTTAGCAAGATATTTAATGATTTGGTCTACCTTTATTGCCGCTAGCCTAGGAGTGAAAAAAGGTGCTCATATCACTTTGGATATACTAGTAGTATATTTACCTGAGAAAGCTAACAGAGTACTGAGAGGAATCAGTTATATATTGTCAATGGTCTATTGCATTTTACTTTTATATATCGGGATTCCCTTTATTAATAGCTTGATTACTAAAGGACAATTATCTCCGGCAATGCAAGTACCTATGTCTGGTGTATATGGAGCAATAGTGGTAGGGACAGCTTTAATGCTAATTCGATATATTATCTTGTTCATCTCTGATGTGATTAGAAATGAAAAAATTGAAAAGTCAGAAATCTTCGCGGACTAG
- a CDS encoding TRAP transporter large permease, producing MITILIVSLLIILLLNVPLGFGVALASIIALLSSDLSQFVGVQRMITGLDSFPLMSIPLFMLAGKIMERGGISKRLVDFAGSIVGSVTGGFAIIAIVASMFFAAISGSAPATVVAIGSIIVPAMIKEGYDKKFSLALIASAGTIGIIIPPSIPFITYGISANVSVGDLFIAGIVPGVFMGAALILYAYIISKKRGYRGLEKATFANFFLHFKKSILGLLMPVIILGGIYSGEFTPTESGAVACMYGLIVALFVYKTIKFSDLKTIFVEASVLSSMVLVIIASANLMSWIITVEQIPTKLASYLMEVTNGPTMFLLLIMVIFFIVGMFVEVNAAIILIVPILLPILMQYEINLVYFGILMIVNLAIGLLTPPLGVNLFVAKSLDTIEFGQLVKAVIPFIMIMIGVLAILTVFPQISLFLLGG from the coding sequence ATGATAACTATTTTAATTGTTTCATTACTAATTATATTACTATTAAATGTCCCTTTAGGCTTTGGCGTTGCACTGGCATCGATTATAGCCTTACTAAGTTCTGACTTGTCTCAATTCGTTGGTGTACAACGAATGATTACTGGGTTAGATTCATTTCCCCTTATGTCAATTCCTCTTTTCATGCTTGCTGGGAAAATCATGGAGAGGGGCGGAATTTCTAAAAGACTGGTTGATTTTGCGGGAAGTATAGTAGGCTCTGTTACAGGAGGATTTGCTATTATAGCAATTGTAGCAAGTATGTTCTTTGCGGCTATTTCAGGGTCTGCTCCAGCTACAGTAGTGGCAATAGGATCGATTATTGTGCCTGCCATGATTAAAGAAGGGTATGATAAGAAGTTCTCACTAGCTTTGATTGCTTCTGCAGGGACCATAGGAATTATTATTCCACCAAGTATTCCGTTTATTACGTACGGTATTTCCGCTAACGTCAGTGTAGGAGATTTATTTATAGCGGGTATTGTACCAGGTGTCTTTATGGGAGCCGCATTAATACTCTACGCCTACATTATTTCAAAAAAGCGAGGATATAGAGGGTTAGAAAAGGCTACATTTGCAAATTTCTTCTTACACTTTAAAAAGTCAATCTTAGGATTGTTGATGCCTGTCATTATTTTAGGAGGAATTTATTCTGGTGAGTTCACTCCAACAGAATCTGGTGCAGTCGCTTGTATGTATGGTTTAATTGTTGCCCTATTCGTTTATAAAACAATTAAGTTTAGTGATTTAAAGACGATTTTTGTTGAGGCAAGTGTATTGTCTTCCATGGTGTTAGTCATTATAGCTTCTGCTAATTTAATGAGCTGGATTATTACGGTAGAGCAAATACCAACGAAACTAGCAAGCTACTTAATGGAAGTAACGAATGGGCCAACGATGTTTTTATTACTTATAATGGTCATTTTCTTTATAGTGGGAATGTTTGTTGAAGTAAATGCGGCCATTATTTTAATTGTCCCCATTTTACTCCCCATTTTAATGCAGTATGAAATTAATTTGGTGTATTTTGGTATTTTGATGATTGTAAATTTAGCTATTGGTTTACTTACTCCTCCTTTAGGTGTGAACCTCTTTGTTGCTAAATCTCTTGATACTATTGAATTTGGGCAGTTAGTTAAAGCTGTTATCCCGTTTATAATGATAATGATAGGAGTACTGGCTATTTTAACAGTCTTCCCTCAAATATCATTGTTCTTGCTAGGAGGATAA
- a CDS encoding IclR family transcriptional regulator, with amino-acid sequence MENRYRVPTLERVNRILQLIISEKSGVRQIDFSKKLGISKSTTFSLLKTLEGLGWIVKDKDETYNLGPELGIIGSHYFKHINIVNQFYEIGPKYVELIDEHLQIGKLENDKVMYLGKIMSSSPIDLVTYPGSLFPSHSTSVGKVQLINKSFKELESIFKDGLIKVTEYTITDLEELFNNLSEAKQVGYIEEHQESAIGIHCIAAPIYNMNGEIIAGVSIAMTLDKWDKKKDIAREVILKFSRELSYLNGYPL; translated from the coding sequence TTGGAAAACAGGTACCGTGTTCCAACCTTGGAAAGAGTCAACCGTATTCTACAGTTAATCATTAGTGAAAAAAGTGGTGTTCGGCAAATTGACTTTTCCAAGAAACTGGGTATTAGTAAAAGTACTACTTTTTCCCTTCTGAAAACCCTTGAAGGTTTAGGGTGGATTGTCAAAGACAAGGATGAAACCTATAATTTAGGTCCCGAATTAGGGATTATTGGAAGTCACTATTTTAAACATATTAATATAGTGAACCAATTTTATGAAATTGGACCAAAGTATGTAGAGTTAATTGATGAACACTTACAAATTGGAAAGCTTGAAAATGATAAGGTAATGTATTTAGGAAAAATAATGAGTAGTTCACCGATTGATTTAGTTACTTACCCGGGATCTTTATTTCCATCTCATAGCACTTCAGTTGGGAAGGTTCAATTAATTAACAAATCATTTAAGGAATTGGAAAGTATATTTAAAGACGGATTAATCAAAGTAACAGAGTATACGATTACAGACTTGGAAGAGTTATTTAATAATTTAAGTGAAGCTAAACAAGTTGGTTATATAGAAGAGCATCAGGAGTCGGCTATTGGTATTCATTGTATAGCAGCCCCTATTTATAATATGAATGGAGAAATTATAGCTGGAGTCAGTATAGCCATGACTCTTGATAAATGGGACAAAAAGAAAGATATAGCCAGAGAAGTAATCCTGAAATTTAGTAGGGAACTATCTTATCTTAACGGCTATCCATTATAA